From the genome of Solidesulfovibrio carbinolicus, one region includes:
- a CDS encoding PAS domain S-box protein, with protein sequence MPPYDPLAVGVVIVGDDGTVAEADAEARRLLGLDLSGAVAPRWTQLGLSESVHEPPAGRGTLVSRNAPNEGLRWFVLSRRPLRLAGEPVYVFSLADVTPLVADLDKYRGFFTNAVEGIFQSTPGGRFLDVNPALAAILGYDGPADMITTLSDLRAELYVDPADRDRLLEHLSRDGRVTGLETRFYRKDRSVKWISQAARLVCDEAGEARYIEGLNIDITARKRAEEAYNDILERYRSIVTGSIDGVILCDASGAIVTANPESERIFGRKQAELAGAGIAGLIADDGGRREAALAALAEAGRFRGELTGLGPNGQTVPLEVSASGFPHKDGPHHSVWIVRDVADRKQAEGVLRESEEKFRRTFDQSPIGASILSLDYRFLRVNDALCRITGYAASELQGKSMLAVTHPDDVAETVRFAERLMAGEFDRYEIDKRYVRLDGEIVWVHLSVRLIRDVAGRPLYLMPMVQDVTERVRAEGEMRELLAEKESLRLNLEAIFRAIPDAIVVVDTRMRVIKTNRALTDVCFVGDIKTGPGGQQVVAGACRRGCFAALRETLATQKPVVEYRVECLGQNPGRVVVINSMPLTGEAGAFVGAVLIIRDITRLADLERRLTDLHSHRGIIGKSKPMRDIYPMLDQLGEVDTTVLVTGESGTGKELVAEAVHYGGPRAKKPFIRVNCSALSDELLGSELFGHVRGAFTGAIRDKVGRFEAAQGGTILLDEIGDVSPRLQLGLLRVLETKEFERVGEAKTRKADVRVIAATNVDLPERIRAGLFRADLYYRLKVVQVHLPPLRDRAEDIPLLSEHFLRHFAANFGKTITRLSEEVMGILMDYAWPGNVRELKYAMEHACVVCPEGEIMAVHLPRELLAPGPPAAVESLGRPWRGGLTRQAIDGALRQAAGNRAQAARLLGVDRRTLYRNMARLGVG encoded by the coding sequence ATGCCGCCTTACGATCCTTTGGCCGTGGGCGTGGTCATCGTCGGCGACGACGGGACCGTGGCCGAGGCCGACGCCGAGGCCAGACGGCTGCTCGGTCTCGACCTTTCGGGCGCGGTGGCCCCGCGCTGGACCCAGCTCGGCCTGTCGGAATCGGTCCACGAGCCGCCGGCCGGCCGGGGAACGCTGGTCTCCCGCAATGCCCCGAACGAGGGCCTGCGCTGGTTCGTGCTGTCGCGCCGCCCTCTGCGCCTGGCCGGAGAACCGGTCTACGTCTTCTCCCTGGCCGACGTGACGCCGCTGGTGGCCGACCTCGACAAGTACCGGGGATTTTTCACCAACGCCGTGGAAGGCATCTTCCAGTCCACCCCCGGCGGCCGTTTCCTCGACGTCAACCCGGCCCTGGCCGCCATCCTTGGCTACGACGGCCCGGCCGACATGATCACCACCCTGTCCGATCTGCGGGCCGAACTCTACGTCGATCCGGCCGACCGCGACCGGCTCCTGGAGCATCTCTCCCGGGACGGCCGGGTCACGGGGCTGGAAACGCGTTTTTACCGCAAGGACCGCTCCGTCAAATGGATATCCCAGGCAGCCCGGCTCGTATGCGACGAGGCCGGCGAAGCCCGCTACATCGAAGGCCTCAACATCGACATCACGGCCCGCAAACGGGCCGAGGAAGCCTATAACGACATCCTGGAGCGCTACCGTTCCATCGTCACCGGCAGCATCGACGGCGTCATCCTCTGCGACGCCTCCGGGGCCATCGTCACGGCCAACCCGGAATCCGAACGCATCTTCGGCCGCAAACAGGCCGAACTGGCCGGGGCCGGCATCGCCGGGCTCATTGCCGACGACGGCGGCCGGCGCGAGGCCGCCCTGGCCGCCCTGGCCGAGGCCGGGCGGTTTCGCGGCGAGTTGACAGGTCTTGGGCCCAACGGCCAGACCGTGCCCCTGGAAGTCTCGGCCAGCGGTTTTCCCCACAAGGACGGCCCCCACCACAGCGTCTGGATCGTGCGCGACGTGGCCGACCGCAAGCAGGCCGAGGGCGTGCTGCGCGAAAGCGAGGAGAAATTTCGCCGCACCTTTGACCAGTCGCCCATCGGGGCCTCCATCCTGTCGCTGGACTACCGGTTCCTTCGCGTCAACGACGCCCTGTGCCGCATCACCGGCTACGCCGCCTCGGAACTGCAGGGCAAATCCATGCTGGCCGTCACCCATCCCGACGACGTGGCCGAGACCGTGCGTTTCGCCGAACGGCTCATGGCCGGGGAGTTCGACCGCTACGAGATCGACAAGCGCTACGTGCGCCTGGACGGCGAGATCGTCTGGGTCCATCTGTCGGTGCGGCTGATTCGCGACGTGGCCGGACGGCCGCTCTACCTCATGCCCATGGTCCAGGACGTCACCGAGCGGGTGCGGGCCGAGGGGGAGATGCGCGAACTCTTGGCCGAAAAAGAGAGCCTTCGCCTCAACCTCGAAGCCATCTTCCGGGCCATTCCCGACGCCATCGTGGTGGTGGACACCCGGATGCGGGTCATAAAAACCAACCGGGCGCTCACCGACGTCTGTTTTGTCGGCGACATCAAGACCGGCCCGGGCGGGCAGCAGGTGGTGGCCGGGGCCTGCCGGCGCGGCTGTTTCGCCGCCCTGCGCGAGACGCTCGCCACCCAAAAGCCTGTCGTGGAATACCGGGTGGAGTGCCTGGGCCAAAATCCGGGCCGGGTGGTGGTCATCAATTCCATGCCCCTGACCGGCGAGGCCGGGGCCTTTGTCGGCGCGGTGCTCATCATCCGCGACATCACCCGCCTGGCCGACCTGGAGCGGCGGCTGACCGACCTGCACAGCCACCGGGGCATCATCGGCAAGTCCAAGCCCATGCGCGACATCTACCCCATGCTCGACCAGCTCGGCGAGGTGGACACCACGGTGCTGGTCACCGGCGAATCCGGCACGGGCAAGGAGCTGGTGGCCGAGGCCGTCCACTACGGCGGCCCCAGGGCAAAAAAGCCCTTCATCCGGGTCAACTGCTCGGCCCTGTCCGACGAACTTCTCGGCAGCGAACTGTTCGGGCATGTGCGCGGGGCCTTTACCGGGGCCATCCGGGACAAGGTCGGCCGCTTCGAGGCGGCCCAGGGTGGCACCATCCTGCTCGACGAAATCGGCGACGTGTCGCCGCGTCTGCAGCTGGGGCTTCTGCGGGTGCTGGAGACCAAGGAATTCGAGCGGGTGGGCGAGGCCAAGACGCGCAAGGCCGACGTCCGGGTCATCGCCGCCACCAACGTGGACCTGCCCGAGCGCATCCGGGCCGGGCTGTTTCGGGCCGATCTGTATTACCGCCTCAAGGTGGTGCAGGTGCATCTGCCGCCCTTGCGGGACCGGGCCGAGGACATTCCGCTCCTCTCGGAACACTTCCTGCGCCACTTCGCGGCCAACTTCGGCAAGACCATCACCCGGCTTTCCGAGGAGGTCATGGGCATCCTCATGGACTATGCCTGGCCGGGCAACGTGCGCGAACTCAAGTACGCCATGGAGCACGCCTGCGTGGTTTGCCCGGAGGGCGAGATCATGGCCGTCCATCTGCCGCGCGAGCTGCTTGCGCCCGGGCCGCCGGCAGCCGTAGAGTCCCTCGGCCGGCCCTGGCGGGGAGGGCTCACCCGCCAGGCCATCGACGGGGCCCTGCGCCAGGCGGCGGGCAATCGCGCCCAGGCGGCGCGACTGCTCGGCGTGGACCGACGCACGCTCTACCGGAACATGGCCCGGCTGGGCGTCGGCTGA
- a CDS encoding CreA family protein encodes MFRTIRPLCLTLLVLAAALPARAEDIDCVTTEWKLLGANHKVCVSAFNDPDVPCVTCYMSQARTGGVSGAVGLAEDPSEFSLDCQQTCPVTLPEKFPKKKKVFSEGTSVLFKDTEVTRLYDDKRKALVYLAVSRRIVSGSPKNSISTVVPR; translated from the coding sequence ATGTTCCGCACCATCCGTCCGCTGTGCCTGACCCTCCTCGTCCTGGCAGCCGCCTTGCCGGCCCGGGCCGAGGACATCGACTGCGTCACCACCGAATGGAAGCTCCTTGGGGCCAACCACAAGGTCTGCGTCAGCGCCTTTAACGACCCCGACGTGCCCTGCGTCACCTGCTACATGAGCCAGGCCCGCACCGGCGGCGTGTCCGGGGCGGTGGGGCTGGCCGAGGACCCCTCGGAATTCTCCCTGGACTGCCAGCAGACCTGCCCGGTGACGTTGCCCGAGAAGTTCCCCAAGAAAAAGAAGGTGTTCTCCGAAGGCACCTCGGTGCTGTTCAAGGACACCGAAGTGACGCGCCTTTATGACGACAAGCGCAAGGCCCTGGTCTATCTGGCCGTGAGCCGCCGCATCGTCTCGGGATCGCCGAAAAATTCCATCTCCACCGTCGTTCCCCGCTAG
- a CDS encoding catalase has translation MTKKLTTNAGAPVVDNQNVLTAGPRGPQLLQDVWFLEKLAHFDREVIPERRMHAKGSGAFGHFTVTHDITRYTKARIFSEIGKKTELFVRFSTVAGERGAADAERDIRGFAIKFYTEQGNWDLVGNNTPVFFLRDPLKFPDLNHAVKRDPRTNLRSAKNNWDFWSSLPEALHQVTVVMSDRGIPASYRHMHGFGSHTFSFISPQNERFWVKFHFRTQQGIKNLTDAEAEALVGKCRESHQRDLYDSIEAGDFPRWTMFVQIMPEKDAETCPYHPFDLTKVWYHGDYPLLEVGVLELNRNPENYFADVEQAAFNPANVVPGIGFSPDKMLQGRLFSYGDAQRYRLGVNHHLIPVNAARCPVSSYHRDGAMRVDGNHGSTLAYEPNSYGQWQEQPDFREPPLAINGAADHWNFREDDDDYYTQPGKLFRLMSPEQQQALFGNTGRAMGDAPKDIKLRHIRNCAKADPAYGQGVAEALGLTVEEAMG, from the coding sequence ATGACCAAGAAACTGACCACCAACGCCGGAGCCCCGGTCGTCGACAACCAGAACGTCCTGACCGCCGGGCCGCGCGGGCCGCAACTGCTGCAAGACGTCTGGTTCCTGGAAAAGCTCGCCCACTTCGACCGCGAGGTGATTCCCGAGCGGCGCATGCACGCCAAGGGCTCGGGGGCCTTTGGCCACTTTACCGTCACCCACGACATCACCCGCTATACCAAGGCCAGGATCTTTTCGGAAATCGGCAAGAAAACCGAGCTGTTCGTGCGCTTCTCCACGGTGGCCGGCGAACGCGGCGCGGCCGACGCCGAACGCGACATCCGGGGATTCGCCATCAAGTTTTACACCGAGCAGGGCAACTGGGACCTCGTCGGCAACAACACGCCGGTCTTTTTCCTGCGCGATCCGCTCAAATTCCCGGATCTCAACCACGCCGTCAAACGCGACCCGCGCACCAACCTGCGCAGCGCCAAGAACAACTGGGACTTCTGGTCCTCCCTGCCCGAAGCCCTGCATCAGGTGACGGTGGTCATGAGCGACCGGGGCATCCCGGCCAGCTACCGCCACATGCACGGCTTCGGCAGCCACACCTTCAGCTTCATAAGCCCCCAAAACGAGCGCTTCTGGGTGAAGTTCCACTTCAGGACCCAGCAGGGCATCAAAAACCTCACCGACGCCGAGGCCGAAGCCCTGGTCGGCAAGTGCCGCGAAAGCCACCAGCGCGACCTCTACGACAGCATCGAGGCCGGGGACTTCCCGCGCTGGACCATGTTCGTGCAGATCATGCCGGAAAAGGACGCCGAAACCTGCCCCTACCATCCCTTTGATCTGACCAAGGTCTGGTATCACGGCGACTATCCGCTGCTTGAAGTGGGCGTGCTGGAACTCAACCGCAACCCGGAAAACTACTTCGCCGACGTGGAACAGGCGGCCTTTAATCCGGCCAACGTCGTGCCCGGCATCGGGTTCTCGCCCGACAAGATGCTCCAGGGGCGGCTTTTCTCCTACGGCGATGCCCAGCGTTACCGCCTGGGCGTCAACCACCACCTCATCCCGGTCAACGCCGCCCGCTGCCCGGTGTCGAGCTACCACCGCGACGGGGCCATGCGCGTGGACGGCAACCACGGCAGCACCCTGGCCTACGAGCCCAACAGCTACGGCCAGTGGCAGGAACAGCCCGACTTCCGCGAGCCGCCCCTGGCCATTAACGGCGCGGCCGACCACTGGAACTTCCGCGAGGACGACGACGATTACTACACCCAGCCCGGCAAGCTCTTCCGCCTCATGAGCCCGGAGCAGCAGCAGGCGCTG